In Virgibacillus sp. NKC19-16, a single genomic region encodes these proteins:
- a CDS encoding GNAT family N-acetyltransferase: protein MKTEETKLQSETKRFVLRPLQNWDYEQWLEGFRRRLPSQHKYDDVKMDLSGWTQEKFHDVVTKHHRLAEQDKAYVFGIFRKSDGNHIGKVEICTIMRDEFQWGLLGYTIHNQYWRRGYGKEAVQEALNIAFKTLHFHRIESHINVDNMPSIKLAESVGMEFECNRKKFIFEFREWTDNLVYSINAR from the coding sequence TTGAAAACAGAAGAAACCAAGCTTCAATCAGAAACAAAACGATTCGTATTAAGGCCCCTGCAAAACTGGGATTATGAACAGTGGCTGGAGGGATTTCGCAGGCGGCTTCCTTCACAGCACAAGTACGATGACGTGAAAATGGATTTGAGCGGATGGACGCAAGAGAAGTTCCATGATGTAGTCACGAAACACCATCGATTAGCTGAACAAGATAAAGCGTATGTCTTTGGCATTTTTCGGAAGTCGGATGGAAACCATATCGGCAAGGTTGAGATTTGTACAATCATGCGAGACGAGTTCCAGTGGGGACTTTTGGGTTATACGATTCATAACCAATACTGGCGAAGAGGTTATGGTAAAGAGGCTGTACAAGAGGCACTTAATATCGCCTTTAAGACTCTCCACTTCCATCGCATTGAATCTCATATAAATGTTGACAATATGCCCTCCATTAAATTAGCGGAAAGCGTGGGGATGGAGTTTGAATGTAACAGAAAGAAATTTATATTTGAGTTTCGAGAGTGGACGGATAATCTGGTGTATTCTATAAACGCTAGATAG
- a CDS encoding DinB family protein, whose product MYTTEVLINDFENFNLYVNSLKTMEEPLFFEPIAEGKWSTVEIISHISFWDTYIRVETLPQMKSNAAIQSIDFDTLNNQAANYALSGVSQQHLLEKQLKARKQLVSALRKKKEEEFFATFSLNGAEVDQYSGYPHSIFNYIAGFIWHDNHHKQQIDGFLEGKGTELKK is encoded by the coding sequence ATGTACACGACAGAAGTTCTAATCAATGATTTCGAGAATTTCAACCTCTACGTAAATTCCCTAAAAACGATGGAGGAGCCTCTCTTCTTTGAGCCAATTGCTGAAGGGAAATGGTCTACAGTTGAGATTATTAGTCATATATCATTTTGGGATACATATATCCGCGTAGAAACGTTGCCACAGATGAAGTCAAATGCTGCCATCCAAAGTATTGATTTTGACACACTTAACAACCAGGCAGCGAATTATGCACTTTCTGGTGTATCACAGCAACATCTGCTAGAAAAACAATTAAAAGCAAGAAAGCAACTTGTCTCTGCATTAAGGAAAAAGAAGGAGGAAGAATTTTTTGCTACTTTTTCACTGAACGGAGCAGAAGTGGATCAGTATTCAGGCTATCCTCATTCCATTTTTAATTATATAGCAGGCTTCATATGGCATGACAATCATCATAAGCAGCAAATTGATGGGTTTTTGGAAGGGAAAGGAACGGAATTGAAAAAGTGA
- a CDS encoding 3D domain-containing protein, whose amino-acid sequence MKKLVATLASVIMVGTVATTVSAEEIEVQKGDNLWNIANEHDTTIEELVDINELKSTVIHPKQTLSITNNNDETTYTVEKGDTLIGIGNEFDVTIDNLKEWNELSSDIIGVGQELSLNGANVEQEEAPEATEATTAETSNESDQSESAESSEPNVENTAAESDSNEQANNTEQEANGETITVSATAYTAECEGCSGVTSTGIDLNANPNKKVIAVDPSVIPLGTEVYVEGYGHAVAGDVGSAINGNKIDVHVPTKGEALDWGVRTVDVTIVE is encoded by the coding sequence GTGAAAAAATTAGTAGCCACACTAGCAAGTGTCATCATGGTTGGCACAGTTGCAACAACCGTTTCAGCAGAAGAAATTGAGGTTCAAAAAGGAGATAACCTCTGGAATATAGCAAATGAACACGATACTACCATCGAAGAATTAGTAGATATAAATGAATTAAAATCAACCGTAATTCATCCAAAACAAACATTATCTATTACGAACAACAACGATGAAACAACATATACAGTAGAAAAAGGCGATACGCTAATTGGTATCGGCAATGAATTTGATGTAACAATAGATAATTTGAAAGAATGGAATGAACTTTCTTCCGACATTATCGGAGTTGGACAAGAGTTAAGCCTTAATGGTGCCAATGTTGAACAGGAAGAAGCTCCTGAGGCAACAGAAGCAACAACTGCTGAAACATCAAACGAAAGCGATCAATCAGAAAGTGCTGAATCAAGTGAACCAAATGTAGAAAATACTGCAGCAGAATCTGATTCAAACGAACAAGCAAATAATACAGAGCAAGAAGCAAATGGTGAAACAATTACTGTCTCCGCTACAGCATATACAGCTGAATGCGAGGGATGCTCTGGTGTCACTTCAACAGGAATTGATTTAAACGCAAACCCGAATAAAAAGGTGATTGCTGTTGACCCAAGTGTTATTCCACTAGGTACAGAAGTATATGTAGAAGGATATGGCCATGCAGTAGCTGGAGATGTTGGTAGTGCAATTAACGGTAATAAAATCGATGTTCATGTTCCAACAAAAGGTGAAGCTCTCGACTGGGGCGTTCGTACAGTTGATGTAACAATAGTAGAATAG
- a CDS encoding DUF1002 domain-containing protein encodes MKHKLKAIGILLLIAVLTIGLAVPVNATSGSIVVYGEQLTDEQRTEVREILEVSDTGAVQEYDVTGEDYANYINGNPNANMYSSAKITLEDSGEGLTVNIATPDNITEVTNEMYANALLTAGVENATVDVASPAAVTGHSALTGIYKAYDAEGEELDKERMELANDELNVATDLAEEEGMSQEKVSELLTEIKQMIADQDPATREDVEQIVQEQLDNLEVSLSEADRQMLVDLFDKMRDLEIDFDQVRSQLEDIASTVRDQMDELGLDASFWEKVGNFFADLFESISNLFR; translated from the coding sequence ATGAAACATAAATTAAAAGCAATTGGCATTTTATTACTAATTGCAGTTTTGACTATAGGTTTAGCCGTACCTGTAAACGCAACTTCTGGTTCGATTGTGGTATACGGAGAGCAACTGACGGATGAGCAGCGTACTGAGGTGCGTGAAATCTTAGAGGTGAGCGATACAGGTGCCGTCCAAGAATATGATGTAACCGGAGAAGATTACGCGAACTATATTAATGGCAATCCGAATGCTAACATGTATTCATCTGCCAAAATCACATTAGAAGATAGCGGTGAAGGGTTAACTGTTAATATTGCTACACCTGACAATATTACGGAGGTCACCAATGAAATGTATGCAAATGCTCTGCTGACAGCAGGAGTAGAAAATGCGACAGTAGATGTTGCTTCCCCAGCTGCAGTAACCGGCCACTCTGCATTAACAGGAATTTATAAAGCGTATGATGCTGAAGGAGAAGAACTCGACAAAGAACGGATGGAACTGGCAAATGATGAGCTTAATGTAGCCACAGACCTTGCTGAAGAAGAAGGAATGTCCCAGGAAAAAGTCAGCGAACTGCTGACGGAAATTAAGCAAATGATTGCAGATCAAGACCCGGCAACAAGGGAAGACGTAGAACAAATCGTCCAGGAGCAGCTGGATAATCTAGAAGTATCGTTAAGTGAAGCTGACAGACAGATGCTTGTCGATCTTTTTGATAAAATGCGAGATTTAGAGATTGATTTTGATCAAGTGAGAAGCCAACTGGAAGATATCGCTTCTACAGTTAGAGATCAAATGGATGAATTAGGATTGGATGCGAGTTTTTGGGAGAAGGTCGGTAACTTTTTTGCGGATTTATTTGAGTCGATAAGTAATCTTTTTAGATGA
- a CDS encoding MFS transporter: MWFANFFVAGSMTMVIPFISLYIESFGNFSDSYVQAWSGFTFGITFVTAFIVSPIWGRIGDKYGRKKILIFSAFGIGLSVLLMGFATSVWELFILRLIMGVATGFIPMSQAFISTQTPKHIAGRVLGTLQTGSITGTLMGPLLGGVLADTFGYGSTFKWVSITVFLSALIVLFGIKEIKLKSTGSDSDYKSYSSKEIIGYITRRPVLLVVMLISALVQIAHFSIQPILSLFVAEIHGPVNIAFFSGLAFSAAGLGNLLMTRNWGKLGDRTGYIRILIILLFMAGIVYFPGAFVTNIWQLVILRFLLGVAIGGIIPVRIAYIRQEAPLSMQGEVLGYNTSLRFLGNIIGPAMGGMIAGFLGFSAVFFVTSALLILSGLLMLVTWYKSENAPKHSKRPKHSSKLSTQSHRG; the protein is encoded by the coding sequence ATGTGGTTTGCTAATTTTTTTGTTGCTGGAAGTATGACTATGGTTATTCCATTTATTTCCTTATACATTGAATCATTTGGAAATTTTTCGGATAGCTATGTGCAGGCATGGTCTGGCTTTACTTTTGGGATTACATTTGTAACAGCTTTTATCGTCTCACCGATTTGGGGTAGGATTGGAGATAAATATGGCAGGAAGAAAATCCTGATTTTTTCAGCCTTTGGCATTGGTTTATCTGTATTATTAATGGGATTTGCCACATCGGTGTGGGAATTGTTTATCCTTCGACTCATTATGGGTGTTGCAACCGGATTTATTCCAATGTCACAAGCATTTATTTCCACACAAACGCCAAAGCATATTGCTGGAAGAGTGCTGGGTACACTGCAAACAGGTAGCATTACCGGTACATTAATGGGCCCGCTGCTTGGAGGTGTATTAGCAGACACATTTGGCTACGGGAGTACATTTAAATGGGTATCCATTACCGTATTTCTTTCCGCACTCATTGTTTTATTCGGTATAAAAGAAATCAAATTAAAATCAACTGGTAGCGACAGTGATTATAAGTCCTATTCCAGTAAAGAGATTATAGGATATATTACAAGAAGACCAGTTTTACTTGTCGTTATGCTTATTTCTGCACTTGTTCAAATTGCCCATTTTAGCATACAGCCAATTTTGTCTTTATTTGTTGCTGAAATACATGGACCTGTCAATATTGCTTTCTTCTCCGGTTTGGCATTTTCCGCAGCAGGACTTGGTAATTTATTAATGACCCGAAACTGGGGGAAATTAGGAGATCGGACCGGCTATATTCGGATATTAATCATTTTGCTGTTCATGGCAGGGATTGTCTATTTCCCTGGAGCCTTTGTTACTAATATCTGGCAACTTGTCATCCTACGATTTTTACTTGGGGTAGCTATTGGAGGAATTATTCCTGTTCGTATTGCTTATATCCGCCAAGAAGCTCCATTGTCGATGCAGGGTGAAGTTCTTGGGTATAATACCAGTCTGCGTTTCCTGGGAAATATTATTGGCCCGGCAATGGGTGGAATGATTGCAGGTTTCCTCGGATTCTCAGCCGTATTCTTTGTAACGAGCGCGTTACTCATATTAAGCGGGTTGCTCATGTTGGTTACCTGGTACAAAAGCGAAAACGCACCAAAGCATTCAAAACGTCCAAAACATTCCTCAAAGCTTTCAACACAGTCGCATCGAGGGTAG
- a CDS encoding DUF1450 domain-containing protein produces MGIVVVEVCDGNAITTINIEEIIEEEFPEVAVLMNECLSFCGLCRVKPYALVNNKRIFGNTPEECLDKIRTAIKEELAVYQ; encoded by the coding sequence GTGGGAATAGTCGTTGTTGAGGTTTGTGACGGAAATGCAATCACTACAATTAATATAGAAGAAATAATAGAAGAAGAATTTCCGGAAGTTGCCGTACTGATGAATGAATGTCTATCATTTTGCGGCCTATGCCGGGTAAAACCATATGCACTAGTCAATAATAAACGCATTTTCGGTAACACACCTGAAGAATGTTTAGATAAAATAAGAACCGCAATAAAAGAAGAACTGGCTGTTTATCAATAA